The following are from one region of the Actinomyces sp. oral taxon 897 genome:
- a CDS encoding PhoH family protein codes for MTDSPATGTTRTLVLPGDLAPVQILGARDEVLRAVEKGFPDVDIHVRGTAVTVSGQAPRVDTVMVLLSELIDVARTGTPLGADAVERAISLLEAAARPVEVLAEDVLTARGRTIRPKSLGQKAYTDAIEESTITFGVGPAGTGKTYLAMAKAVDALARQQVSRIILTRPAVEAGESLGFLPGSLTDKIDPYLRPLYDALHDMLEPQALPRLMAAGTIEVAPLAYMRGRTLNDAFVILDEAQNTTPEQMKMFLTRLGFGSKMVVTGDTSQVDLPGGRPSGLVVVRRILQDVEGVRFCELGAADVVRHRLVGRIIEAYSRYDAEAAALAAGEGGRHRGGRYRPGARPRNQPAAAVRRTAYDH; via the coding sequence ATGACAGACAGCCCCGCCACCGGTACCACCCGCACCCTCGTCCTGCCCGGCGACCTCGCCCCCGTCCAGATCCTCGGCGCCCGCGACGAGGTGCTGCGCGCCGTCGAGAAGGGGTTCCCGGACGTGGACATCCATGTGCGCGGCACCGCCGTCACCGTCAGCGGCCAGGCGCCCCGGGTGGACACCGTCATGGTGCTGCTCAGCGAGCTCATTGACGTCGCCCGCACGGGCACGCCCCTGGGCGCGGACGCCGTCGAGCGCGCCATCAGCCTGCTGGAGGCCGCCGCCCGCCCCGTCGAGGTCCTGGCCGAGGACGTCCTGACCGCCCGCGGCCGCACCATCCGCCCCAAGTCGCTGGGGCAGAAGGCCTACACCGACGCCATTGAGGAGTCCACCATCACCTTCGGCGTCGGCCCGGCCGGGACCGGCAAGACCTACCTGGCCATGGCCAAGGCCGTGGACGCCCTGGCCCGCCAGCAGGTCTCCCGCATTATCCTGACCCGCCCCGCCGTGGAGGCCGGGGAGAGCCTGGGCTTCCTGCCCGGGAGCCTGACCGACAAGATCGACCCCTACCTGCGCCCCCTCTACGACGCCCTGCACGACATGCTCGAGCCCCAGGCCCTGCCCCGGCTCATGGCCGCCGGCACCATCGAGGTGGCGCCCCTGGCCTACATGCGCGGACGCACCCTCAACGACGCCTTCGTCATCCTGGACGAGGCCCAGAACACCACTCCCGAGCAGATGAAGATGTTCCTCACCCGCCTGGGCTTCGGCTCCAAGATGGTGGTCACCGGGGACACCTCCCAGGTGGACCTGCCCGGGGGCCGCCCCAGCGGGCTCGTCGTGGTACGGCGTATCCTTCAGGACGTGGAGGGGGTGCGCTTCTGCGAGCTCGGGGCGGCCGACGTCGTGCGCCACCGCCTGGTGGGCCGCATTATCGAGGCCTACTCCCGCTACGACGCCGAGGCGGCCGCCCTGGCGGCGGGGGAGGGCGGGCGCCACCGCGGGGGCCGCTACCGTCCCGGGGCCCGCCCCCGCAACCAGCCCGCCGCAGCCGTGAGGAGAACCGCGTATGACCACTGA
- the ybeY gene encoding rRNA maturation RNase YbeY — protein MTTEVNNETDVQIDGAEFAALADHVLRAMHVNPMAELNIIFIEPDPMAELHLRWLDLPGPTDVMSFPMDELRPGTPGSETPPGTLGDIVICPQVAAQQALAAGHSTVEEMLLLTTHGILHLLGYDHAEPKEKQEMFELQRTLLLTFLAERQA, from the coding sequence ATGACCACTGAGGTCAACAACGAGACCGACGTCCAGATCGACGGCGCCGAGTTCGCCGCCCTGGCCGACCACGTGCTGCGGGCCATGCACGTCAACCCCATGGCCGAGCTCAATATCATCTTCATTGAGCCCGACCCCATGGCCGAGCTCCACCTGCGCTGGCTGGACCTGCCCGGCCCCACCGACGTCATGAGCTTCCCCATGGACGAGCTGCGCCCGGGCACACCCGGCTCCGAGACCCCGCCGGGGACCCTGGGCGACATTGTCATCTGCCCCCAGGTGGCCGCCCAGCAGGCCCTGGCGGCCGGGCACTCCACGGTGGAGGAGATGCTGCTGCTGACCACCCACGGCATCCTCCACCTGCTGGGCTACGACCACGCCGAGCCCAAGGAGAAGCAGGAGATGTTCGAGCTCCAGCGCACCCTGCTGCTGACCTTCCTGGCGGAGCGGCAGGCATGA
- a CDS encoding hemolysin family protein gives MSHVPVAFLVLCAVVALALGAVLAAGESALVRMTRAAAEDLVDQGHRGAEQVVELTRRRSQVLTTVGSTRVAVYMLAAILLTLAVAGVLTSWWQVLGVALVLNTLLLGGVVGLSPRTLGRRDPEGVLLVLAGLLLRVNSLGAPWRWLEQRFGRSSTLTQAEAREVVGQELREMIDEIGQPQSIEDEDRQMLRSVVELGQTLVREVMVPRTDMVTIDAAKTMASALRLFVRSGYSRVPVVGEDADDVRGILYLKDVLRHVTEDPGREHHEVGSYAREAVYVPETKLADDLLREMQVSHVHMVLAVDEYGGTAGLVTLEDLLEEVVGDLTDEHDHAEPEAEDLGGGVYRVPVRLGLDELGELFGTQVEDDDVDTAGGLLTKAVGRVPLPGAVGYAQGLRLEAEQAMGRRRQVATLLASRDPGPASG, from the coding sequence ATGAGCCACGTGCCAGTCGCCTTCCTGGTGCTCTGCGCCGTCGTGGCGCTCGCCCTCGGGGCCGTCCTGGCCGCGGGGGAGTCGGCGCTGGTGCGCATGACCCGGGCCGCCGCCGAGGACCTGGTGGACCAGGGGCACCGGGGGGCGGAGCAGGTCGTGGAGCTGACCCGACGCCGCAGCCAGGTGCTGACCACCGTGGGCAGCACCCGGGTGGCGGTCTACATGCTCGCCGCGATCCTGCTGACCCTGGCCGTCGCCGGCGTCCTGACCTCCTGGTGGCAGGTCCTGGGGGTGGCGCTGGTGCTCAACACCCTGCTGCTGGGCGGGGTCGTGGGCCTGTCCCCGCGCACCCTGGGACGGCGCGACCCCGAGGGCGTCCTGCTGGTCCTGGCCGGCCTGCTGCTGCGGGTCAACTCCCTGGGGGCCCCCTGGCGCTGGCTGGAGCAGCGTTTCGGGCGCTCCTCCACCCTGACCCAGGCCGAGGCCCGGGAGGTCGTGGGCCAGGAGCTGCGTGAGATGATCGACGAGATCGGGCAGCCGCAGTCCATTGAGGACGAGGACCGCCAGATGCTGCGCAGCGTGGTCGAGCTGGGGCAGACCCTGGTGCGCGAGGTCATGGTGCCCCGTACCGACATGGTCACCATCGACGCCGCCAAGACCATGGCCTCCGCGCTGCGCCTGTTCGTGCGCTCGGGCTACTCGCGCGTGCCCGTGGTGGGGGAGGACGCCGACGACGTGCGCGGCATCCTCTACCTCAAGGACGTGCTGCGCCACGTCACCGAGGACCCCGGGCGCGAGCACCACGAGGTGGGCTCCTACGCCAGGGAGGCCGTCTACGTCCCGGAGACGAAGCTCGCCGACGACCTCCTGCGCGAGATGCAGGTCAGCCACGTCCACATGGTCCTGGCCGTGGACGAGTACGGGGGCACCGCCGGGCTGGTGACCCTGGAGGACCTGCTGGAGGAGGTCGTCGGCGACCTGACCGACGAGCACGACCACGCCGAGCCGGAGGCCGAGGACCTGGGCGGGGGCGTCTACCGGGTCCCGGTGCGCCTGGGCCTGGACGAGCTCGGGGAGCTCTTCGGCACCCAGGTCGAGGACGACGACGTGGACACCGCCGGGGGCCTGCTCACCAAGGCCGTCGGCCGGGTCCCCCTGCCCGGGGCGGTGGGCTACGCCCAGGGCCTGCGCCTGGAGGCCGAGCAGGCCATGGGGCGACGCCGCCAGGTCGCCACCCTCCTTGCCAGCCGCGACCCCGGGCCCGCCTCCGGGTAG
- the era gene encoding GTPase Era, with the protein MSDPASEQTGDGGAGTDTTAAGEPVRPPGGAHDPLPASARVEVPEALQGFRAGFVCLVGRPNTGKSTLTNALVGTKVAITSGRPQTTRHNVRGVVHREGAQLVLVDTPGLHRPRTLLGRRLNDLVRETLADVDVIAFCLPANERIGPGDRYIARDLAGLRAPVVAVVTKTDTVSRQALAAQLLAVDALGDWADIVPVSAVRGEQVGVLTDVLVSHLPPSPPLYPTGEVTDEPVEVMVAELVREAALEGVRDELPHSLAVVVDEIVDPRSARERGSRVKGSGNRLQVRVSLVVERDSQKAIVIGRGGARLKEVGVRARAGIERLLGRRVYLDLHVRTARDWQSDPRALARLGF; encoded by the coding sequence ATGAGCGACCCAGCCAGCGAGCAGACCGGCGACGGCGGTGCCGGCACCGACACCACCGCCGCCGGTGAGCCCGTCCGCCCTCCCGGCGGCGCGCACGACCCCCTGCCCGCCTCGGCGCGCGTGGAGGTCCCCGAGGCCCTTCAGGGCTTCCGCGCCGGCTTCGTGTGCCTGGTCGGGCGCCCCAACACGGGTAAGTCCACCCTGACCAACGCCCTGGTGGGCACCAAGGTGGCGATCACCTCCGGCCGCCCCCAGACCACCCGGCACAACGTGCGCGGCGTCGTCCACCGCGAGGGCGCCCAGCTGGTCCTGGTGGACACCCCCGGGCTCCACCGTCCCAGGACCCTGCTGGGCAGGCGGCTCAACGACCTGGTCCGCGAGACCCTGGCGGACGTGGACGTCATCGCCTTCTGCCTGCCGGCCAACGAGAGGATCGGGCCGGGTGACCGCTACATCGCCCGCGACCTGGCCGGGCTGCGCGCTCCCGTGGTCGCCGTGGTCACCAAGACGGACACCGTCAGCCGCCAGGCCCTGGCCGCCCAGCTCCTGGCCGTGGACGCGCTGGGGGACTGGGCGGACATCGTCCCGGTCTCGGCCGTGCGCGGCGAGCAGGTCGGCGTGCTGACCGACGTGCTCGTCTCCCACCTGCCCCCCTCCCCGCCCCTGTACCCCACCGGGGAGGTCACCGACGAGCCCGTGGAGGTCATGGTCGCCGAGCTCGTGCGCGAGGCCGCCCTGGAGGGGGTGCGTGACGAGCTGCCGCACTCCCTGGCGGTGGTCGTGGACGAGATCGTCGACCCCCGCTCCGCCCGCGAGCGGGGCAGCCGTGTCAAGGGGTCGGGCAACCGCCTCCAGGTGCGGGTGAGCCTGGTCGTGGAGCGTGACTCCCAGAAGGCCATTGTCATCGGGCGGGGCGGGGCCCGCCTCAAGGAGGTGGGGGTGCGCGCCCGCGCCGGGATCGAGCGGCTCCTGGGCCGCAGGGTCTACCTGGACCTGCACGTGCGCACCGCCAGGGACTGGCAGTCCGACCCCAGGGCCCTGGCCCGGCTCGGCTTCTGA
- a CDS encoding proline dehydrogenase family protein yields MKAPVSGPTCPPSARERRCPDHLWDLGLKAVERARRWADESVNEPTPRTARLLSSVLADPEGLGFTTRFVDDVVRPADLDVAAAALTRLAAGRTDFLPVPLAAAMGLGGAAARLAPRAVAAVARRTFRELVGDLVVDATDRGLGPALARLRAGGNRLNVNLLGEAVLGEREAARRLAEVSRLVTREDVDYVSVKVSAVTGPHNPWGFTEVVAHGVEVLSPLYRLARDHGTFVNLDMEDYKDLDLTLAVFTGILDQEDLRDYEAGIVLQAYLPDSPAAMERLQAWAARRVAGGGARVKVRVVKGANLSMERVDAEIHGWELTTWPTKQATDTNYKRMLTWAMTPERTANVRLGVAGQNLFDIAFAYELRAARLEDADAVEFEMLSGMATDLAEVVRRDVGHLLLYVPVVHPHEFDVAVSYLVRRLEENAAPANFMSGVFSLATDGSVFARERDRFLASLADLDPGAPSPAPRRVQDRLAEAGAGVPEPTGSLEERARRPFASTPDSDPSLEANRRWARGIAEAVPTSTRGAQAVQDAQGAWATTADVDAVLASVARAAADWAALGARERAAVLHHAGDVLAARRGELIEVAASEAGKTIDQADPEVSEAIDFCHHYAAAALDLEDPAYLVGARFEPVAVTVVASPWNFPLAIPVGGTVAALATGSGVVLKPAPPARRCAAELVRALHDAGVPADVLVLAPVEDGEVSRHLVTHPGVGRVVLTGSYDTARLFRSWRPDMHLLGETSGKNAIVVTPSADPDLAVRDVVASAFAHAGQKCSAASLLVLVGSAGRSARLARQLIDATASLRVLGPAHLDSQVGPAVVPDDPKALRGLTTLGPGERWVLEPRYLGGGLWRPGIRVGVAPGSEFHLTEYFAPVLGVMRVETLQEAVDVVNAVDYGLTSGLQTLDRDELATWLEGVQAGNLYVNRGITGAIVRRQPFGGWKRSAIGATTKAGGPSYLLGLGEVVAADAAPPGAGDLRAHLDGGVRAVYDAVRSGLGREDSVFLHQALLADAEAWENAYGRSRDVGALVCERNVLRYRPTAVVVRAEAGTHLADLVRVLAAGVRAAGPLSLSVAEPLPPELGAALTGAGVVVAVERGRVWSARLADTAACGPQGARVRILGPRTQSARERWEQACRATSGSPDVALYTGAVTACPHTELLPFLREQAVSVTAHRFGTPLDLAAGLL; encoded by the coding sequence ATGAAGGCCCCCGTCTCCGGCCCCACCTGTCCGCCCTCCGCCCGGGAGCGCCGCTGCCCCGATCACCTGTGGGACCTTGGTCTCAAAGCAGTGGAGCGGGCCCGCCGCTGGGCCGACGAGTCCGTCAACGAGCCCACGCCGCGCACCGCCAGGCTCCTGTCCTCCGTCCTGGCCGACCCCGAGGGCCTGGGCTTCACCACCCGCTTCGTGGACGACGTGGTGCGCCCCGCCGACCTCGACGTGGCCGCTGCGGCCCTGACCAGGCTCGCCGCCGGGCGCACCGACTTCCTGCCCGTCCCCCTGGCCGCCGCCATGGGCCTGGGGGGCGCGGCCGCCCGCCTGGCCCCCAGGGCCGTGGCCGCCGTGGCCCGCCGCACCTTCCGGGAGCTGGTGGGCGACCTCGTGGTCGACGCCACCGACCGGGGCCTGGGCCCCGCCCTGGCCAGGCTGCGCGCCGGAGGCAACCGCCTCAACGTCAACCTCCTGGGGGAGGCGGTCCTGGGGGAGAGGGAGGCCGCCCGCCGCCTGGCCGAGGTCTCCCGCCTGGTCACCCGCGAGGACGTGGACTACGTCTCCGTCAAGGTCTCGGCCGTCACCGGCCCCCACAACCCCTGGGGCTTTACCGAGGTCGTCGCCCACGGCGTGGAGGTCCTCAGCCCCCTGTACCGCCTGGCCCGCGACCACGGCACCTTTGTCAACCTGGACATGGAGGACTACAAGGACCTCGACCTCACCCTGGCGGTCTTCACCGGGATCCTCGACCAGGAGGACCTGCGCGACTACGAGGCCGGCATCGTCCTGCAGGCCTACCTGCCCGACTCCCCGGCCGCCATGGAGCGCCTCCAGGCCTGGGCGGCCCGGAGGGTGGCAGGGGGCGGGGCCCGGGTCAAGGTGCGCGTGGTCAAGGGCGCCAACCTGTCCATGGAGAGGGTGGACGCCGAGATCCACGGCTGGGAGCTGACCACCTGGCCCACCAAGCAGGCCACCGACACCAACTACAAGCGCATGCTCACCTGGGCCATGACCCCCGAGCGCACCGCCAACGTGCGCCTGGGCGTGGCCGGGCAGAACCTCTTCGACATCGCCTTCGCCTACGAGCTGCGCGCCGCCCGCCTGGAGGACGCCGACGCCGTGGAGTTCGAGATGCTCTCGGGCATGGCCACCGACCTGGCCGAGGTGGTGCGCCGTGACGTGGGGCACCTGCTGCTCTACGTCCCCGTGGTCCACCCCCACGAGTTCGACGTCGCCGTCTCCTACCTGGTGCGCCGCCTGGAGGAGAACGCCGCCCCCGCGAACTTCATGTCCGGGGTCTTCTCCCTGGCCACCGACGGGTCCGTGTTCGCCCGTGAGCGCGACCGCTTCCTGGCCTCCCTGGCCGACCTCGACCCCGGTGCGCCCTCACCCGCCCCCCGCCGGGTCCAGGACCGCCTGGCCGAGGCCGGGGCCGGGGTGCCCGAGCCGACCGGGAGCCTGGAGGAGCGGGCCCGCCGCCCCTTTGCCTCCACCCCCGACTCCGACCCGTCCCTGGAGGCCAACCGCCGCTGGGCCCGCGGCATCGCCGAGGCCGTGCCCACCTCCACGCGCGGCGCCCAGGCGGTCCAGGACGCCCAGGGGGCCTGGGCCACCACCGCCGACGTCGACGCCGTCCTCGCCTCCGTGGCCCGGGCCGCCGCCGACTGGGCCGCGCTGGGGGCCCGGGAGCGGGCCGCCGTCCTCCACCACGCCGGGGACGTCCTGGCCGCCCGCCGCGGCGAGCTCATCGAGGTCGCCGCCTCCGAGGCCGGCAAGACCATTGACCAGGCCGACCCGGAGGTCAGTGAGGCCATTGACTTCTGCCACCACTACGCGGCCGCCGCCCTGGATCTGGAGGACCCCGCCTACCTGGTGGGGGCGCGCTTCGAGCCCGTGGCCGTGACCGTGGTCGCCTCCCCCTGGAACTTCCCGCTGGCCATCCCCGTGGGCGGCACCGTGGCGGCCCTGGCCACCGGCAGCGGCGTCGTCCTCAAGCCGGCGCCCCCGGCCCGCCGCTGCGCCGCCGAGCTCGTGCGGGCCCTGCACGACGCGGGCGTGCCCGCTGACGTCCTGGTCCTGGCCCCCGTGGAGGACGGCGAGGTCTCCCGGCACCTGGTGACCCACCCGGGTGTGGGGCGCGTGGTCCTCACCGGCTCCTACGACACCGCCCGCCTCTTCCGCTCCTGGAGGCCGGACATGCACCTGCTGGGGGAGACCAGCGGCAAGAACGCCATTGTGGTCACCCCCTCGGCCGACCCGGACCTGGCGGTGCGCGACGTGGTGGCCTCCGCCTTCGCCCACGCCGGGCAGAAGTGCTCGGCGGCCTCCCTGCTGGTCCTGGTGGGCTCGGCGGGCCGCTCCGCGCGCCTGGCCCGACAGCTCATTGACGCCACCGCCTCCCTGCGGGTGCTCGGCCCCGCGCACCTGGACTCCCAGGTCGGCCCGGCCGTGGTGCCCGACGACCCCAAGGCCCTGCGGGGCCTGACCACCCTGGGGCCCGGTGAGCGCTGGGTGCTCGAGCCCCGCTACCTGGGTGGCGGGCTGTGGCGCCCCGGCATCCGCGTGGGGGTGGCCCCCGGCAGCGAGTTCCACCTCACCGAGTACTTCGCCCCGGTCCTGGGGGTCATGCGCGTGGAGACCCTCCAGGAGGCCGTGGACGTCGTCAACGCCGTGGACTACGGGCTCACCTCGGGCCTGCAGACCCTTGACCGCGACGAGCTGGCCACCTGGCTGGAGGGCGTCCAGGCCGGCAACCTCTACGTCAACCGCGGCATTACCGGCGCCATTGTGCGCCGCCAGCCCTTCGGCGGCTGGAAGCGCTCGGCGATCGGCGCGACCACCAAGGCCGGCGGCCCCAGCTACCTGCTGGGCCTGGGGGAGGTCGTGGCCGCCGACGCCGCCCCGCCCGGGGCCGGGGACCTGCGGGCGCACCTGGACGGAGGGGTCAGGGCCGTCTACGACGCCGTCCGCTCCGGCCTGGGCCGTGAGGACTCCGTGTTCCTCCACCAGGCGCTGCTGGCCGACGCCGAGGCCTGGGAGAACGCCTACGGGCGCAGCCGGGACGTGGGCGCCCTGGTGTGCGAGCGCAACGTCCTGCGCTACCGGCCCACCGCGGTGGTCGTGCGGGCCGAGGCCGGCACCCACCTGGCCGACCTGGTCCGGGTCCTGGCGGCCGGCGTGCGCGCCGCGGGGCCGCTGAGCCTGTCGGTGGCCGAGCCGCTGCCCCCGGAGCTGGGCGCCGCCCTGACGGGTGCCGGGGTGGTGGTGGCCGTGGAGCGGGGCCGGGTGTGGAGCGCCCGCCTGGCCGACACGGCCGCCTGCGGCCCCCAGGGGGCGCGGGTGCGGATCCTCGGCCCGCGCACCCAGTCGGCCCGGGAGCGGTGGGAGCAGGCCTGCCGGGCCACCTCCGGCAGCCCCGACGTCGCCCTGTACACCGGTGCGGTGACCGCCTGCCCGCACACCGAGCTGCTGCCCTTCCTGCGTGAGCAGGCCGTGTCGGTCACCGCCCACCGCTTCGGCACCCCGCTGGACCTGGCCGCCGGGCTGCTCTAG
- a CDS encoding sugar porter family MFS transporter, whose translation MNPLVLRSSIVAAVGGLIFGFDTAVISGAQRGIIAHFGITETRYGFVVATALIGTIIGAVIAGRPADRYGRKRVLVWIGFLFLAGSLLTAISPNLWLLMAFRLLGGVGVGMASVLSPIYTAEIAPPSKRGRLVGLVQLSVVIGILTAYLSNVVVLKLVPAIVSGDPTTVEWRYMLAAMAIPTLIFLALLPTICETPRWLIGQGRIAEGEAVAQRLTDDEEEAATMVAEVRAQIEQDRALNATKAPFFVRQNRKVILLAIAIAAFNQLSGINAVLYYAPEIFRLAGFDTTASFLQSAGIGLVNLVATVAAVSIIDRVGRRRLMLIGTVGYLVSLGTLTVLFFTVIKNNGAESTGSPGGASYLVLAALALFIASHAFGEGSVIWVFLSEIFPSRIRARGQSLGSLTHWTAAAIITWLFPGVVARIGPAAGFGFFFVCMVGLLFWVILVMPETKGVALEDMDEYLGLEEPKTAGASR comes from the coding sequence ATGAACCCACTCGTCCTACGATCATCCATTGTCGCAGCAGTCGGAGGACTCATCTTCGGTTTTGACACCGCGGTCATCTCCGGAGCCCAGAGAGGCATTATCGCGCACTTCGGCATCACCGAGACCCGGTACGGTTTCGTGGTGGCCACCGCGCTCATCGGCACCATTATCGGGGCCGTGATCGCCGGCAGGCCCGCCGACCGCTACGGGCGCAAGCGCGTCCTGGTGTGGATCGGCTTCCTCTTCCTCGCCGGGTCCCTGCTCACGGCCATCTCCCCCAACCTGTGGCTCCTCATGGCCTTCCGGCTCCTGGGAGGCGTGGGCGTGGGCATGGCCAGCGTCCTGTCGCCCATCTACACCGCGGAGATCGCCCCGCCCTCAAAGCGCGGCCGCCTGGTGGGCCTGGTGCAGCTGTCCGTGGTCATCGGTATCCTGACGGCCTACCTGTCCAATGTCGTGGTCCTCAAGCTCGTCCCGGCGATCGTGTCCGGCGACCCGACAACGGTCGAGTGGCGCTACATGCTGGCGGCCATGGCCATCCCCACGCTGATCTTCCTGGCCCTGCTGCCCACCATCTGCGAGACCCCGCGCTGGCTCATCGGCCAGGGCCGCATCGCCGAGGGCGAGGCCGTCGCCCAGCGCCTGACGGACGACGAGGAGGAGGCCGCCACCATGGTCGCCGAGGTCCGCGCCCAGATCGAGCAGGACCGGGCCCTCAACGCCACCAAGGCGCCCTTCTTCGTCAGGCAGAACCGCAAGGTCATCCTCCTGGCCATCGCCATCGCGGCCTTCAACCAGCTCTCGGGCATTAACGCCGTCCTGTACTACGCCCCCGAGATCTTCAGGCTCGCCGGCTTCGACACGACGGCCTCCTTCCTGCAGTCCGCCGGCATCGGCCTGGTCAACCTGGTGGCCACCGTGGCGGCGGTCTCCATTATCGACCGGGTGGGCCGGCGCAGGCTCATGCTCATCGGGACCGTGGGCTACCTGGTCTCCCTGGGGACCCTGACGGTCCTGTTCTTCACCGTCATCAAGAACAACGGCGCCGAGAGCACCGGCAGCCCCGGCGGGGCCTCCTACCTGGTGCTCGCGGCCCTGGCCCTGTTCATCGCCTCGCACGCCTTCGGCGAGGGGTCGGTCATCTGGGTCTTCCTGTCCGAGATCTTCCCCTCGCGCATCAGGGCCCGGGGACAGTCGCTGGGCTCGCTGACGCACTGGACCGCGGCCGCGATCATTACCTGGCTCTTCCCCGGCGTCGTGGCCAGGATCGGGCCGGCGGCCGGCTTCGGCTTCTTCTTCGTGTGCATGGTGGGCCTGCTGTTCTGGGTCATCCTCGTCATGCCCGAGACCAAGGGGGTCGCCCTGGAGGACATGGACGAGTACCTGGGCCTGGAGGAGCCCAAGACGGCTGGCGCGAGCCGGTAG
- a CDS encoding helix-turn-helix transcriptional regulator: MAEESVHNRIAVLRADRRVSRRELAQALGVHYQTVGYLERGEYAPSLHLALRIARYFDVPVESVFSLEEFPRLR; encoded by the coding sequence ATGGCCGAGGAGAGCGTCCACAACCGGATCGCGGTCCTACGCGCCGACCGCAGGGTCAGCCGCCGCGAGCTCGCCCAGGCCCTGGGTGTGCACTACCAGACGGTGGGCTACCTGGAGCGCGGCGAGTACGCCCCCTCCCTGCACCTGGCGCTGCGCATCGCCCGGTACTTCGACGTGCCCGTGGAGTCGGTGTTCTCCCTGGAGGAGTTCCCCCGCCTGAGGTGA
- a CDS encoding ABC transporter permease: MTMRTVPAVLHAAARQAASDLRPVILGTGAVSLLFTAVPVILVGRLSNGAVDAATAFGPMFVAGSIGAFGCFITMQIVGETYGDRVGGALLRVRILPHGPAVWALGKTISTIANTMAIQAVMLLAAVLFVDLPLSASQILTCLPLIALSAVASAPLGFLMGALARGVYSMLVTYLVIFALVLTSGVLFPLSWLPGWAQGVQLVLPTYWSGHLSRWALAGDPAWEIGGAFAPALAAGVLAAWAVVGFAAVPAVVRRSFRRESIGTLSRMQSTIRSQSGL, translated from the coding sequence ATGACCATGCGCACCGTCCCCGCCGTCCTGCACGCGGCCGCCCGGCAGGCGGCCAGCGACCTGCGGCCGGTCATCCTGGGAACGGGGGCCGTCTCGCTGCTGTTCACGGCCGTCCCCGTCATCCTGGTCGGCAGGCTCAGCAACGGCGCCGTCGACGCGGCTACGGCGTTCGGCCCCATGTTCGTCGCCGGCAGCATCGGCGCGTTCGGCTGCTTTATCACCATGCAGATCGTCGGGGAGACGTACGGCGACCGCGTCGGAGGCGCCCTGCTGCGGGTGCGCATCCTGCCCCACGGCCCGGCCGTGTGGGCGCTCGGCAAGACGATCTCCACCATTGCGAACACCATGGCGATCCAGGCGGTCATGCTCCTGGCCGCCGTGCTCTTCGTCGACCTGCCCCTGAGCGCGTCCCAGATCCTGACCTGCCTGCCGCTCATCGCGCTGTCCGCCGTCGCCTCGGCCCCCCTGGGCTTCCTCATGGGCGCCCTGGCACGGGGCGTCTACAGCATGCTGGTCACCTACCTGGTCATCTTCGCCCTCGTGCTCACCAGCGGCGTCCTCTTCCCCCTGTCCTGGCTCCCGGGCTGGGCCCAGGGGGTCCAGCTCGTGCTGCCCACGTACTGGTCGGGGCACCTGAGCCGGTGGGCGCTGGCGGGCGACCCGGCCTGGGAGATCGGCGGGGCCTTCGCCCCGGCCCTGGCCGCAGGGGTCCTGGCGGCCTGGGCCGTCGTCGGCTTCGCGGCGGTGCCCGCGGTCGTCCGCCGCTCCTTCCGCAGGGAGAGCATCGGTACCCTGTCCCGTATGCAGTCCACTATCCGCTCGCAGTCGGGCCTGTAA
- a CDS encoding ABC transporter ATP-binding protein, translating to MPPAIITTESLEFSYGAEPVLRGLSLSVEAGEVVCLLGPNGVGKTTLVENLLGSLTPTAGSVRVLDTDPRRAGAAFWARVGLVQQNWTDHPKWRVVDQLEWIRAIQLTASPDVMGTSEVLNAVGLADKATSRLSRLSGGQRRTIDFAAALMGRPELLVMDEPTTGLDPASKAHLHDLILQCVDDDNATVLMTTHDLAEAERIASRVLIMSRGRVIADGTVTALRERLGHDAEVTWVQDGEHHVHATAAPERFLAQLDLGAITDLTITRPTLEETYLALVNKEEQS from the coding sequence TTGCCCCCTGCTATCATCACCACGGAGAGCCTGGAGTTCTCCTACGGGGCGGAGCCGGTCCTGCGGGGCCTGAGCCTGTCGGTCGAGGCCGGCGAGGTCGTCTGCCTGCTGGGCCCCAACGGGGTCGGCAAGACGACCCTGGTGGAGAACCTGCTGGGCTCCCTGACCCCCACCGCCGGCTCGGTCCGGGTCCTGGACACCGACCCGCGCCGGGCGGGCGCCGCCTTCTGGGCGCGCGTGGGCCTGGTCCAGCAGAACTGGACCGACCACCCCAAGTGGCGGGTGGTGGACCAGCTGGAGTGGATCCGCGCCATCCAGCTGACCGCCTCCCCCGACGTCATGGGCACCTCCGAGGTGCTTAACGCCGTCGGGCTGGCCGACAAGGCGACCTCCCGCCTGTCCCGCCTCTCAGGCGGGCAGCGGCGCACCATCGACTTCGCCGCCGCCCTCATGGGCCGCCCCGAGCTGCTCGTCATGGACGAGCCGACCACGGGCCTGGACCCGGCCTCCAAGGCCCACCTGCACGACCTCATCCTCCAGTGCGTGGACGACGACAACGCCACCGTCCTCATGACCACCCACGATCTGGCCGAGGCCGAGCGCATCGCCTCGCGCGTGCTCATTATGAGCCGGGGGCGCGTGATCGCCGACGGGACTGTGACCGCCCTGCGCGAGCGCCTGGGCCACGACGCCGAGGTCACCTGGGTCCAGGACGGGGAGCACCACGTCCACGCCACCGCCGCCCCCGAGCGCTTCCTGGCCCAGCTCGACCTGGGCGCTATCACCGACCTCACCATTACCCGCCCCACCCTGGAGGAGACCTACCTCGCCCTGGTGAACAAGGAGGAGCAGTCATGA